Part of the Sciurus carolinensis chromosome 7, mSciCar1.2, whole genome shotgun sequence genome, aaagtaaggagAGTCAGACTACCAAAGACAAGAGCAGAGAGAAAGTGGCTAAAGCCCTTGTAACTGCTAGGCCAATAGGGGCCCTgaaaatttgttaatttgtttttctctttttctttctttcttttttggcagtaagggagattgaacccaagtatcactgagttatatcctcagccctttttaaaactttattttgagacagggtctaacctGCACAggctggaacttgtgatcctcatgcctcaacctccagagttactggggTTTGGGAGGGGCAGGGAGCACCAAGTTCTGCCCTCCAGGTTTCATCAGGGCAGTTTTCTACCTGCATATTCATCTTATGAAGAGCTACAGTTTTCCCCCAATTGTCTCTCAAAGCCTGTGCATACCTGGGGAGAAGGTTTTCGGTAGAAGTGCTTAAGCTGTTCATAGGGCAGAGGGAGTTGCTGGCGTTGGTACATGATATGTTTTAAAAGTTCACAAGTAAACCGACAGCAGCCTTCCTGGCTTACAGGCCCAGGAAACACCACTGGTACCAAGCAGTCTCTTGGGCAAACGGACTCCGACGGGTTGGAAAGTTCCTGGGCAGAGGTGGTCTCAAGTAGATCTATCTGGGTGGTTTGAGTTTCTTCTGACTTCTCATACCACTCCAAATCTAGTGAGGGAAAATAGGgtaaaaagtgaggaaaaaaaaaagttaagaggtCAAAGTTAGTCTTCTCATGCCTGATGGTCACCATATCAGCCACGACTGTAAAGGGGGCACCCGGACGCACTGACATACTTTAGGCGACCTCGTGTCTGGGAAGTTTACTGTTTCCTGTCTAAAGTAACTTAAAAGATGGCAGCAGAGTAGGGGGATTTCGGAGGCAGTGACTACCTCTCCGCTAACAAAGCGGTGGGCCTCGACCTGGGAAAATGAGTCCAAAGTGTAGTTAAGCGGGGTCCGGAACACTGAAAATAAGGCGGCGAACCAACTCGACCCAGACGAGGGAGTTACAGAGCCCGATGGGAGCAGGACACCAGGAACTGGGGGACAGGGTAGACGGGCCGGAGAAAGGGGGGGCGACAGAAGGGAAGAAACAGGTCCTTAGGGCTTCCCAGACTCTGGACCCCGTGCCTTACCAGGGACTGCAGCAGAGGAGAGCACTTCCGGCTCCGGCGCCGCCATCACGACCTACTCCCTCTCTTCCCTGCGGTTAGAATAGGCGCCCTGCGGAGCATCATGGGAAGGCCGCACCTCCACTTCCGGTTCGGCTGGTCCGGAAACGGGCGAGGCGCCGCCGCAGTACGTTAAAGGACGGGCGGAGTTCTGAATTGAGTTCGTCACACAGTTTCTTCATGCACTGCTACAGATACCCTTAGCCCTTACCCCACAGAAAACCAGGCCCCCTTGGCAACTGGGCTCTGCCTTCCAACGGACGCCGCACTCACGCTTCCATTCACTCCTGTGTTCACTATTCACTGTGCATCTACTTTGTGCCAGGCTCTGTCCCAGGTGCTGGAGGCCCGGTCGCGAACAAGTCAGGCCCACAGACCTTGCCCTTAAGGGATTCATTGCCTATAGATACAAAGTGATGAATTGTACGGTGGGCGTGGGGTGTACAAGGGTTGTGGATGTGAATAACAGGGGCTTCAGACCTAGAACACGTTGGGGCAGGGAAAGAATAGCCCCAGAAGAAATGTGTGAAAAAGCTGTGTGGTCTGCAGGATGAGTAAGTTAGCATGGTAAAGAGGACCTAGTGGTCCTGAAGACTGAAAGACAAGCGCATCCTCTGTTAAAGGAATGAGAGAAAGTATTATAAAACGAGTCAAGGCTGAGCCTGGCACAGTGACTAGAGAGGCcgaagcaatttagtgagcccctatctaaaaataaaattttaaaaaaataaaaataaaaataaaatttttaaagggctggggatgtagctcagtggtagagcacccctgggttcaaactccaataTGGAGGACGGTGAGTGGGGGGCAGTGGTGGTAAAAGGCTGTGGTGGACAAACTGGAGTCCTAAGCAACTTTCtgagaccctatcccaaaataaaaaaagggctggggatgtggctcagtggttaagcacccctgggttcaatctacagacccaaattaaaaaataaaatccgtATATATAGATCTTATTATAGCCTCATTGGTGACTTTTCAAAGCAAATAATGTGAGACAACTCTATCCATTTAAACATGGGGTTTGGACTACCACACACTACAGAAATTTAAATTACAATGGATTTAAATATCTAAACATAAAGATAAACCCCAAAGCAatctgagtgtggtggtgcatgactgtaatcccagctacttgggaggttgaggtaggaggatcatgaattctaGGTCAATCTTGGCAAATTAGCAATATcctttctcaaattttaaaattaaaaaaaaaaaaacccttaaaactcctagaagagcactgggggcatagctcagtggtagagcatgttcTTAGTATGTACTAAactcctggatttgatccctgggTAAAGGGGTATTGCTCCTAGAAGAAATATTGGGGGATAATGTATAATCTAGAAGTGGGGTTGGCTTAGGGATAACACAAAACCAAGGAAGCATAAAGAGAAAGATTGctatgtataaaatatgttgCTTACATTTAAACATATGCAAAGATACTATTCATAAAAATCAGTGACTAATTACAGGCCAGGAAAAATGTTTGCATGTGACCTGAGTGTCCATGATATATTTATCCCATAGCCAACCACCTCATAAGCAGTCCTTCAGGAAActaatcacacacacaccactttccATCCCCCAGGACCCTGATCTCCTGAAGACACATCCCTGTTCAGGCCACTCCTCTGCCAGCCTTCTCATCTGTCTGTGGTAGGCCAGATTGTTTAAGAAAGGGCTCTCAGAATGGGTTATCTTCTGCTATCTCTTAGAAGTTCTCCATACAGCAGACAGAGGATTCAAATGGATGAAGTAGAATTGTGTGTGTTGGACTTGGCTGCTGAAAGATCCATGTAGATGAAAAGATGGGTGTTAGCAGTCAAGTGCAGCAGGTTCTGGTTATCAAGAGGGCCCAGAACTGGTTGTAGTGATAATGTTGGGGGCTGGTTACTTATCTCTTGCTTCCCATCCCAATCCTTTTTAACATCTCTCACTGAGTTTAGTTTCAGTCTCTAACAGCAGTTTTCCTGGTGGACCTGTGCCCCTGTTAGGGTTCACCTCTACAGCATAGCCTTTTCCCTCAACCACACAGGATTTCCAAAAGTCACATATATTTTCAACCACTGAAGACCCACATAATTGGCTGAACCTGCTAGGTCCGTAATTGCTGACTTCGGTCCTTCTGCTCTCATCGCTTTGGGGAGTTATGCCATTGTGCACAGCAACTGTGTCATCAGTAGACCTCCCTCCCTCTATGTGGACCGAGGAAGAAGCTATGGACTCCACCAGGTCTGAACCCCTACAGGGATCACCAGAGGTAAGCCATTGTTGCTGCTTTTAGTTTTCCAAGGAAAACTGAGGTCAGAAGGCacaaactattttatttcttggctATGTGTGAATACCTCCTTGTTTGTGAAGAGAGGGAAGTGTGAGTAGTGAGTCATCAAACAGCCAtagggctgggaattgaaccctggcgTCCTGACTCCCAGCGCAGCAATTCTAACTGCTTCTCCACCCTGCATTTCTAGTGTCTTGTACACTGGTTTGTCGCTGGATGTGTTTACtctatgctgtctgcaagagccCTAAAAGAAACGCCTTGACAAGAAAGTCTAAAGTCAAAAGTCAACAATACCCCTGGAGTCCTGGGCCAAGTTTCTATTCCCGGCCACTTCCGCTGCACTCGCAGTAGTGGAAAGTAATCCGTAGCTCCAGTCCCGCCCCAAATCGAGGTCGAGCCCCTCCTACAGCCCTGGCTGTTTTAAAACCAAGCTCGGTTATCCCGGATTGGTTCGGCCTCAAAACAAAGGGGCAGGGGGATACTTGCTGCGGCATACTTGCAGCCCTCTGGCAGCTGGCTGGTTTATAGGTTCGGGCCTTGTGTCGGGGCCATCGCGGTGCCTGAGGCTGCTAAAACCAGCCCAGGACGGTGCCAGCCCAGTAATAAAGCAGTGACTACTGTGTAAAGGTGGCATAATCATCGCCACAAAACATCCCGTAATTAGGCTAACCACCATTTGCCTCCGCCCCTGGCGTTCGCCCGACTCACCCCGACAGCACGCCGGCCATCGGGGAAGAAGAAAACAGCCAGAGGTGGACCTGGCAGGCTGGAGGGACAGTCGCCCTGAATTCTGCCGCTTTTAGGTCCAACACCTGTTGTCTGGCATCCACAGTAAGAGGTCCTAACCAGGGGCGTCCACAAAGCTCGATTCTGATTGTAAGCTCTTCGCCGCTGGTGACGGTCCCCATCCTCAGGCCTCAGGGCTCTCAACCGCCCCCTGCCCCACGCCCTAGAAAAAGACGCTCTGAGCGCGGGCACTGGGAACCGGACTACAACTCCCTTCGGTCTTTGCGCGCAAAGGCGCGCTCATTGCCCACGCCCCGAAGCCAACCTGCGGACCTCTCTGCGCCGAAATGCCTCCTGGAAGCTGTAGGGCGGCGGCGCGCTCTTTTAAGAGAGGTCCCAGGCACGTGGACTCGATATCCCGTGGTGCCTCGCGGGCTGTTTCTGACGCGACCCGGAGGCCAGGGGAGGTGGGGGCGTGGCCTGCAGAGCGCCCCAACCCCCGCTCTCCTCTGGCTGGCCGACACGGCGGTGGCAGTAGGGGCGGCGGCCGGcggtggtggcggcggcggcgcggcggcggcggcggcgggggggAGGGGTCGGGCGGGGGGCTGGCGGCAGCGGCGGATGGACTCGCGGGTATCTGAGCTGTTCGGCGGCTGCTGCCGGCCGGAGGGGGCCCGGCGATGGGCGGAACCCTCAATGGCTAGGGGGGCCGGCGGTAGCAGCGGCTGCGGGGCCCGAAGGGTAAGAAGAAGAACGGAAGGAACAGAGGGAAGCAAAGCCAACAACCCCCCGTACCTGCCCCCCGAGGTGAGCACTGAAAGTGACTTGGCGAGATGAAACTACTCCTTCCTGTCCCGGGACTCCAGGGAGGCGGGACACAGAGAATTAGCCCCCCCTTCCGGTGTCAAGACCCCAAAAAGGAGGGGCACGGGAGGAGAACCCTTCTTCCCGTACCGGGACCCCAGGGAGGAGGGTTTAGAGGACTCTGCCTCCCCTCCGAGAGAGTGCTTTATCTCTTCTTATCTTGATAACCCCAGAAGAAGAAATGAGGATAGGGGATCCAATCCCCCGGGCAGAGAAGAGTAGAACCCTCTCACCCCCTTCCCTGTGCTGCAAACTGGACGAAGAGGCAGGCAGAATAACCACTACTTTTTTCTAAACTTGTTccacagggaggaagggagtaGCCGGGAAAAGAGCAATATGTTCCCTCTATATCCCTCAATATACGTACACATAAAACTAGAGAACAGTTAGACTCAGTCCTCTGCCCTTTGCCTATCCTATGACAGAGTGGGAACAGAGAAGAGCCTCCACATACAGGCTCCATCTGTCCTTATGGCAGAGAGTGACAACTTTGTTCCTCTTAAGATAGGAGGACCCAGGGGAAAAGCCTAAACCAGTGGTTACCAAACTTTAGTGTACCAGAGTCACCAGGATTGCTGGCTCCACTCTTAGATTATCTGACTCAATAGGTGAGGGATGAACCTGAGAATTTGTCCTTCTTACCAGTTTCCATTGATACTAATGCTGCTGGTGCTGGGAgcacactttgagaactactgGTCTAGACTGTCATCCTCATACACATTTTCTGGTTTCCAGCCTTCCTAAATCTCCATCTCCagcaaaatgataaaaagatTTCTGGAAGATCTTTGTTGATGGAAAAAATCTCTCTATTCTCTATTGGGTGGAGATTATAGGTGAAGGCCACCTGTTAGGGCCTAGAAGGGATGGAATAATGATGAGGAGGGAGGAGTGCAGAATACAGAATGACAGAACAGGCAAAATCCATAACTTTTTGCACTGGAGAGGAGCTGCCTCTGGCAAAAGGATCTTTCTGTGCTGGAAGAGGGAGGATTCGGGATTTCACCTcaactgaggcatgaggattaaGGGACAGGAGGCAAGAGCCATGGGGAGTCAAGTTATGGAGTCTGTCccctttattacattttttaagttcGTTGTTTGTCTTAACCCCACTTTTGGAGTTCTGCACCTCTCACACTGGGGCTTCTCTCTCATTCAGCTTGTAGTGACCAGTACTGAGCTCAAGCTCACTCTTTGGCCCTGATCCAGAACCTCTTGCAGCCTCTTACACTTGGTGACATTCAGCTGAAGAGGGCGGGCAGGAAGGAAATGGTGTCTCCCAGATCAGTGGCAAAGAAAGGCCTTAACgagccagcatggtggcacatacctgtaatcccagctggtcaggaggctgaggcaagattgcaagtttaagactaGCCTTGGCATAtattagcaaggctctgtctcaaaaataaagaggaaaaaaaaaagaagacgtagcactgcaaaaaaaaaaaaaaaaaaaaaaaaagaagaagaggaaataagCTCTCTGTGCACAGAGAACAACAAGGAAATAGTAGTTTTAGGTCCTGGGGAGAAGTATGGGTTGATCTTGCATCCAGAAGAACATGCTGCCAGTaagtggaagaggaaagaatgCCACAATTTTGTTCTTGGCTTTAAAGAATGATTGCTGTGTGTTTATAGGTCTTTCCTTCAGAGGGGTCACTGGGGCTGGGTGAGGGCTTGTCTCCCCTGACCTTCACAGGTACTTGCCTAAGCAGATGCTGCTGGGGCTTCCTGCTGTCTCTGCCTGGGCCTAGACCGAATGGAGGGAAAGGTGGGGAAAGGTCTGGACAGTGTAACTGCTCCCTGCTTCTTTTCAGGCAGAAGATGGAAACATCGAATATAAGTGAGTCTAGGCTGGGGAGGAGTAGAGGGCGGGTAGGTTGCCCTTGTCAACGGGATCTGAGATCCTTCCAGCTTTGTGGTCTCTAGCAGTTTAGTGATATGGTTTGGGTAAAGGCTCTACTTCATTTCATTGGAGGGGGACTCCCTGTTAGAGGACCAGGGAAAAGAGGTTTAGATGGAAAGGGAAGGTCCCAGTCCTTGGGGCAGGACAGGTGGGGAGGAACACTCCATTCAGGAGGAACACTTCTAATTTTTATCTTCTCATGATATCCCACCTACCTTAAGCTGAAGCTGGTGAATCCATCCAGTACCGCTTTGAGCACCTGGTGACACAAATGAAGTGGCGTCTCCAGGAGGGACGTGGTGAGGCAGTCTATCAGATTGGTGGTAGAGGACAATGGACTGCTGGTGGGGCTGGCTGAGGAGGAAATGCGGGCCTCCCTCAAGACCCTGCACCGGATGGCAGAGAAGTATGCTTCCCCCTCACCCCTATTCTTTCTCTAACTCTGGGGAGGACCCACACATAGGCAGTCACCCAGGGCCTCAGGGACCAGGAGGGTCTTTCCTTCTGCAGTGGTCTCTTGACAAAGGGCTTTCCTACTTAACTGGCTCTAGGCTTTTTTGCTCCTTGATTTAAGAAGTTTACTTGTTTGTTAGAAGAGCTGTGGATATGGGATAGATTGGAGGGTGGTAGAAAGTACAATAAGGTATTAGGAGCTCTGGGGTAAGAGGTTTAGGAAGGTGTTGGTCCAGAGCCAGGATAGTGTGCAGGGAGTATCTGTGAAATATGGCAGCTGTGGCCTTGCTGTGACAGGGTTGGGCAGACATCACTGTTCTCCGGGAACGAGAAGTGGATTATGATAGTGACATGCCCGGAAGATCACTGAGGTGCTGGTACGAAAGGTCCCGGACAACCAACAGGTGAGCTGGTATCCTTCCTGCCCCCCATGCCCTACTCCGTGGGAGGCTCTGTGATGGCAGGCTTTTCCCTGGCCTGGGATCCTGGGGGTGTCCAGATCATTCTTATTGCTCCCTAGGGAGCAACCTTGACTTAGGCTTCAGTGAGAGAGGGATTGGACCCCCTTACCTTATGGCAATTCATCCACAGTTCCTAGACCTCCGTGTGGCTGTCCTGGGAAATGTGGACTCAGGAAAGTCAACCCTGCGTGGAGTCCTGACCCAAGGAGAGCTGGACAACGGGCGGGGCCGGGCCCGGCTCAACCTTTTCCGCCACCTGCATGAGATTCAGTCTGGCCGAACCTCCAGTATCAGCTTCGAGATCCTGGGCTTTAACAGCAAGGGAGAGGTGCATGGGATCAACGGGACCCAGTGGGACCAGACTCTGGGGATGGGATGGTAGAGGTGAAGGACAGAGGTTGGGGGTTGAGTGTGGAAACTTTTTGTAATAGTATAGACGAAGGCCCTGAGGGCACTGTGAACAAGTTTTTCTCTTAGAAAACAAATGGGGAATCAACTGAACTAAATAGGAAATGGGGCTCAGGGTTAAGAGGCAGGGCCACCCAGGGACTGGTTTAGGTCCTGGCAACTCTTGAAGGGTTGGGGAGGCTCACAGGGGGCACTGAGAGCCCTGGGCCCTGGACTAGGTGGTGAATTACAGCGACTCACGGACCGCAGAAGAGATCTGTGAGAGCAGCTCCAAGATGATCACCTTCATCGACCTAGCAGGCCACCACAAGTATCTGCACACCACCATCTTTGGCCTCACCTCCTACTGCCCTGACTGCGCCCTGCTCCTTGTCAGTGCCAACACTGGCATCGGTAAGAGGCCTTGGGCAGGGACAGGGGATGCTGGCTTCCTGCTCTGGGAGCCAACACTTCCCACTCCTTCCTCCCATACTCTCATTCTTCCATCCTCCTGCCCGCCTTCTTTGTCTGAGGCAGCTGGCACCACAAGGGAACATCTGGGGCTGGCCCTGGCCCTGAAAGTGCCCTTCTTCATCGTGGTCAGCAAGGTGGACCTGTGTGCCAAGACTACAGTAGAGAGGACAGTACGCCAGCTAGAACGGGTCCTCAAGCAGCCTGGCTGCCACAAGGTCCCCATGCTGGTTACCTCTGAGGATGATGCTGTCACTGCTGCCCAGCAGTTTGCCCAGTCACCCAAGTAAGCCTGCCTCATCCTAAAGTCCTAATAGGAAAGGATGCCTCAGGGCCCAGGAGCATGGTATCTTATCTCCAGGGCCAGACTGATTCTGGCTCTGTGACTTTTTCAATTTGGGATTGTGGGagggagtcttttttttttttttaaagggattgGCCCTTACCCTGTTCCAACCTGGAGCCTCGCTGGTGCCTGGAATCCTATAGACATTCACTGTCTCCCTTGGGCCTTGGGATGGGCTTCTCATGTCATACTCCTTGACTTGCTCACAGCCAGAAAGAGAGGGCCCCTCAGCTGCCCAGAGAAAAGCTCACCTTGCCACTTGTGGGCCCTTGACCTCTGCCTCCTATTAGGACTTTCTTCATCTTCCCATTCCATGCCTTCCTCCATAGTGTCACCCCTATCTTCACACTGTCCAGCGTGTCTGGGGAGAGTCTGGACCTCCTCAAAGTCTTCTTGAATATCCTGCCTCCCCTCACCAACAGCAAAGAACAGGAGGAGCTTATGCAGCAGTTGACGGAATTCCAGGTAGTTGGCCCAATAAACAGGTAGAAGCGGGGGAGGGAGGGGCCAGTTCTGACCAATCCCAGAACCCATTCAGAGAAGCTGGACCTGCCAGCCCTACTTAGGAGGACATTGATAGTTTTCTTTGGCTCCAGGTGGATGAAATCTACACAGTACCAGAGGTGGGGACTGTTGTTGGAGGGACACTTTCCAGGTGAATTGCCTTGTTTGCTACCCACCCCACTCAGCCTTCACATGCCCCTGTACTCGAAAACATCCTGGCCCAAAGAAGGAGATCCTGGAGTTGAACAGAGCCCATCTACGAGATATGCTTGTTTGCAAATTAGGCTTTCACTATCAGAAGTGCTGGCAGGAACTAGTCTGTTGGCTTATTGCTGCATGCTGGGAATCTCCAGACCCCTGAGTGAGATGTGTCCTGGGCCCCAGGAAGAAATCTAGACTGTATTCAGCTGATCTCATCTCAAAAGtatggaaatgagaaaatgacTCTTTCCAAAGCACAGGGGAAAACCCAAGggaataatttcttctttcaggGATCAGGTGTTCAGTGTTACCAACCCAGCAGGTACTTCTCTGCCAGATGTCACTGCTGACCTTTTCTGGCATTAGCCTTCAGAGTCTGAACCCTGGACCAGGCAAGAAGTCATCATTCCTACCTACAAATCTGAAATTAAGATTCCTTCCCCCTACTTGAGGGACTCAACCCCATAAGGGAAAGAGTACTCTGGGTGACTAGCAGAGAAGTAGGAGACCTACGCTGACACTGTGCCACCTTCCCTCTGGGCTGCAGTGGGATTTGCCGTGAGGGGGACCAGCTGGTGGTGGGCCCCACAGATGATGGCTGCTTCCTGGAGCTGAGAGTGTGCAGCATCCAGCGCAACCGCTCTGCCTGTCGTGTGCTGCGAGCTGGGCAGGCTGCTACCTTGGCCCTTGGGGACTTTGACCGTGCGCTGCTTCGCAAGGTGAGGTGTGTGAGTGGGATGGAGAGGGAATGCCTCAAAGACTGGCTCATGAGTGAGGAGCACCCTTCTAGGGTGCTTCAGAGAAACTCGAAGGAAACATGGACTCTCTTGACCCAAGAAGCCTAAGGTCTAATTACCCAGACTGTATGAAAATGGCTTAGAATCCTAATGAAGAGCAAATCACT contains:
- the Gtpbp2 gene encoding LOW QUALITY PROTEIN: GTP-binding protein 2 (The sequence of the model RefSeq protein was modified relative to this genomic sequence to represent the inferred CDS: inserted 3 bases in 3 codons; deleted 2 bases in 2 codons; substituted 1 base at 1 genomic stop codon) is translated as MDSRVSELFGGCCRPEGARRWAEPSMARGAGGSSGCXGPKGKKKNGRNRGSKANNPPYLPPEAEDGNIEYKXLKLVNPXQYRFEHLVTQMKWRLQEGRGEAVYQIGVEDNGLLVGLAEEEMRASLKTLHRMAEKYGWADITVLREREVDYDSDMPXKITEVLVRKVPDNQQFLDLRVAVLGNVDSGKSTLRGVLTQGELDNGRGRARLNLFRHLHEIQSGRTSSISFEILGFNSKGEVVNYSDSRTAEEICESSSKMITFIDLAGHHKYLHTTIFGLTSYCPDCALLLVSANTGIAGTTREHLGLALALKVPFFIVVSKVDLCAKTTVERTVRQLERVLKQPGCHKVPMLVTSEDDAVTAAQQFAQSPNVTPIFTLSSVSGESLDLLKVFLNILPPLTNSKEQEELMQQLTEFQVDEIYTVPEVGTVVGGTLSSGICREGDQLVVGPTDDGCFLELRVCSIQRNRSACRVLRAGQAATLALGDFDRALLRKGMVMVSPEMNPTICSVFEAEIVLLFHATTFRRGFQVTVHVGNVRQTAVVEKIHAKDKLRTGEKAVVRFRFLKHPEYLKVGAKLLFREGVTKGIGHVTDVQAITAGEAQANMGF